A portion of the Actomonas aquatica genome contains these proteins:
- a CDS encoding porin — protein MSLRRAILFSSIGLALLGTCTSADAKEKAPKTYWEDLTDGTIDLYESDTNRVLQRLRLAGRAHYQAARVEGNDASEREFTHEFDEYRRFRVEAQLDLLHFASAEIGADLVDDNRFRGRADHTGFGYQKLSNAWISVDLESALEWNWVDDFDVKIGRQKVGIGYERDQSSTDILTVERSALADYLGGENERPTGVLVSAEKGDFELDLGYFSTTPSDGLASFEGDGFLYSRLTWKPTKRWTVATDWVQADNNGNGGDDAVLGYASAGTLSVAYERDRFGAALYGALGDNGGPRHGNRRARRQGDFSGYVVMPWLWLKQDLLQLVARGQWQRSTESEGIRLGSRYLRAVDDIPGFNIENGYGDRHESYYVGLNLHPWKGRTKIMGGIQTDRLRTVRSTVDATTQWVAVRTAF, from the coding sequence ATGAGCCTCCGTCGCGCGATCCTTTTCTCCAGCATCGGCCTCGCCCTGCTGGGCACCTGCACCTCGGCCGACGCCAAAGAGAAAGCTCCCAAAACCTATTGGGAAGACCTTACCGACGGCACCATTGATCTCTACGAGAGCGATACCAACCGCGTGCTCCAACGCCTGCGTCTCGCCGGCCGCGCCCACTACCAGGCCGCCCGCGTTGAGGGCAACGACGCCAGCGAGCGCGAGTTCACGCACGAGTTCGACGAATACCGCCGCTTTCGCGTCGAAGCCCAACTCGACCTCCTCCACTTCGCCTCCGCCGAGATCGGCGCCGACCTCGTCGATGATAACCGTTTCCGCGGCCGCGCCGATCACACCGGCTTCGGCTATCAAAAACTCTCCAATGCCTGGATCAGCGTCGATCTGGAGAGCGCCTTGGAATGGAACTGGGTGGATGACTTCGACGTCAAAATCGGCCGCCAAAAAGTCGGTATCGGCTACGAGCGCGACCAGTCCTCCACCGACATCCTCACGGTCGAACGCAGCGCCCTCGCCGACTACCTCGGCGGCGAAAACGAACGCCCCACCGGCGTGTTGGTGAGCGCGGAGAAAGGCGACTTCGAACTGGATCTCGGTTACTTCAGCACCACGCCTTCCGACGGCCTCGCCTCCTTTGAGGGCGACGGTTTCCTCTACAGCCGCCTCACTTGGAAACCCACCAAACGCTGGACGGTCGCGACCGACTGGGTGCAGGCCGACAACAACGGCAACGGCGGCGACGATGCCGTGCTCGGTTACGCCTCCGCCGGCACCTTGTCCGTCGCCTACGAACGCGACCGCTTCGGCGCCGCGCTCTACGGTGCGCTCGGCGACAACGGCGGACCGCGCCACGGCAATCGCCGCGCCCGCCGCCAAGGCGATTTCTCCGGCTACGTCGTCATGCCCTGGCTGTGGCTCAAACAGGACCTGCTCCAACTCGTCGCCCGCGGCCAATGGCAACGCAGCACCGAATCCGAAGGCATCCGCCTCGGCTCCCGCTACCTGCGCGCCGTCGACGACATTCCCGGCTTCAACATCGAAAACGGCTACGGCGATCGCCACGAATCCTACTACGTGGGCCTCAATCTCCACCCGTGGAAGGGCCGCACCAAGATCATGGGCGGCATCCAGACCGACCGCCTGCGCACCGTGCGTTCCACCGTCGATGCGACCACGCAATGGGTCGCTGTGCGCACCGCCTTTTGA
- a CDS encoding HIT family protein — MDQLHAYWRMEYIEAPRFPKTERPFSELPALGDDRAALIVHRSTLSYLMLNRFPYNPGHLLAIPFREVTDIEDLTPEESADLMAIMTFAKKVIRTALKPNGFNVGFNLGSAAGGSIPHLHGHIVPRWDGDTNFMPVIGQTRTLPQALESTWEKLAATAAELTR; from the coding sequence ATGGACCAGCTTCACGCCTATTGGCGCATGGAATACATCGAGGCGCCGCGTTTTCCAAAAACCGAGCGGCCCTTCAGCGAACTCCCGGCGCTCGGCGATGACCGCGCGGCGCTCATCGTGCATCGCAGCACCTTGTCCTACCTGATGCTCAATCGCTTCCCCTACAACCCGGGGCACCTGCTCGCCATCCCCTTCCGCGAAGTGACCGACATCGAGGACCTCACGCCCGAGGAATCCGCCGACCTCATGGCTATCATGACGTTTGCCAAAAAAGTCATCCGCACTGCCCTCAAGCCCAACGGCTTCAACGTGGGCTTCAATCTCGGTTCCGCCGCCGGCGGCTCCATCCCCCACCTGCACGGCCACATCGTGCCGCGCTGGGATGGCGACACCAACTTCATGCCCGTCATCGGCCAAACCCGCACCCTGCCTCAGGCCCTCGAGTCGACCTGGGAAAAACTCGCCGCCACCGCCGCCGAATTGACTCGCTGA
- a CDS encoding immunoglobulin domain-containing protein produces the protein MKRIPAPLWPALAYCLGFLAAPTFAQSDENPTEPVLPPGVVEHASYTLKLGAFPANSNIRRPATFLAPGTAVTLRLSSEFGEVTNIRWYRNNTLLTNTSELVIPAFDSPDSGYYRATFSGHAEYSSTNTVLLLAGIADRHRLINQSTRVTISPSSPRATFGFVINPPLAGSYGDLRILIRVIGPALAGFGVASPLSDPVYRLYSSAGDDVTPGMVFLDYVGAHQDYRDRVNTTSTAVGAFPVDSDIQSTVPPRNLADVVQLSAGAYTLTVSSASGATGEVLVEIYDTWTDPAENPTDQ, from the coding sequence GTGAAACGCATACCCGCTCCCCTGTGGCCAGCTTTGGCGTATTGCCTGGGTTTCCTCGCTGCGCCCACTTTTGCCCAATCGGATGAGAATCCCACCGAGCCAGTGCTTCCACCCGGCGTGGTTGAACACGCCAGCTACACCCTCAAATTGGGAGCCTTCCCGGCGAACTCGAACATCCGGCGTCCCGCAACCTTCCTCGCACCCGGCACCGCGGTAACCCTTCGCCTATCTTCCGAATTCGGCGAGGTCACTAACATCCGTTGGTATCGCAACAACACCTTGCTCACGAATACCAGCGAACTGGTCATCCCCGCGTTCGATTCCCCCGACAGCGGCTACTACCGCGCAACATTCTCCGGCCACGCGGAATACAGCAGCACCAACACGGTCCTGCTCCTGGCCGGCATCGCCGACCGACATCGCCTCATCAACCAATCCACCCGTGTGACGATCTCCCCATCGTCACCTCGGGCGACCTTCGGTTTCGTCATAAATCCACCGCTGGCCGGTTCCTACGGCGATCTACGAATTCTTATTCGCGTCATTGGTCCCGCATTGGCAGGATTTGGAGTCGCTTCGCCACTCTCCGACCCGGTCTACCGCCTCTACAGCAGTGCCGGCGATGACGTGACGCCGGGCATGGTATTTCTCGACTACGTCGGCGCTCACCAAGACTACCGCGATCGCGTCAACACCACCTCGACCGCCGTCGGTGCTTTCCCGGTGGATTCCGATATTCAGTCAACCGTCCCTCCACGCAACCTCGCCGATGTCGTCCAACTCTCCGCTGGAGCTTACACCCTGACCGTCTCCTCTGCCTCGGGTGCCACCGGCGAAGTCCTGGTCGAAATCTACGACACCTGGACCGATCCGGCCGAAAACCCCACCG
- a CDS encoding DUF4956 domain-containing protein yields METSNDIPHPDSLLQFMERFLDLSLPSAGEVVLAMLLSLALNLVIARVYRSTYRGTRYSQDFVQALVIIGMVTTILIMVVSGNGAIAFGMFAAFSVIRFRRELPQARDVGFVFFAMSIGMVVGARFYGTALLITLIVSAAIWILTRIDAFAPERASHLLSVRVDSDNDFAAEINPVLDRFTVKHQLLRVASVQAGMLTELRYGIQLREENQLASFVEALQQSCGNNRVVIVPTGQAFDT; encoded by the coding sequence ATGGAGACATCCAATGACATCCCCCACCCTGACTCGCTGTTGCAGTTTATGGAGAGGTTCCTCGACCTCTCCCTGCCCTCCGCTGGCGAGGTGGTATTGGCGATGTTGCTGAGTCTGGCGCTCAACCTCGTCATCGCCCGCGTCTATCGCTCCACCTACCGCGGCACCCGCTACTCGCAGGACTTCGTGCAGGCGCTCGTCATCATCGGAATGGTGACGACCATCCTCATCATGGTGGTAAGCGGCAATGGCGCCATCGCCTTCGGCATGTTCGCCGCCTTCTCCGTCATCCGCTTCCGTCGCGAACTGCCCCAGGCCCGCGACGTGGGTTTTGTCTTTTTCGCCATGTCCATCGGCATGGTCGTGGGCGCGCGTTTTTACGGGACGGCCCTGCTGATCACTTTGATCGTGAGTGCCGCCATCTGGATCCTGACGCGCATCGACGCCTTCGCGCCGGAGCGCGCCTCCCACCTCCTCTCCGTGCGCGTCGACAGCGACAACGACTTCGCCGCCGAAATCAACCCGGTGCTCGACCGCTTCACCGTCAAACACCAGCTGCTGCGCGTCGCCAGTGTGCAGGCCGGCATGCTCACCGAGCTGCGCTACGGCATCCAACTCCGCGAAGAGAACCAACTCGCGAGCTTCGTCGAAGCCCTGCAACAGAGCTGCGGCAACAACCGCGTGGTCATCGTGCCCACCGGTCAGGCCTTCGATACATGA
- a CDS encoding HD family phosphohydrolase — translation MALLPKLKLLRGGNTPRRVRKREAPPGLIQFLEQSRVIAALIFIATVAAIVLISFVGVRTSDVPVLPNQTAPVRIVANAPFSYESDELTRVQREQIRDRIPPVYRLEFEPLTQFETNIQDLLEAFERFEQAFPADAASSPAAHEQLETITQDFNRAGPYRTTIDDLRALLFLGNATQRFTVVENALLVLREIYAQGVHDETALGAETAAGGITVFQINKADQVSNQAVESMEDALTLLRINLAAEGIGRPTTLALFRIFRNGVTPNLVYDQEATRALQQQAIADLKPVVVEVTGGQTIIEPGTRVTPEQYEMLVAHRREVLQSGTAAMDEGLQLFGRVLLVLAMVLACSIYIRLEDIETLRSNSRLGLLALVVMLNLTAVRVSYELGALPFFVEHTSAAALLPYIAPTALAPVIVALLIDAGSAVFMALLISIFTGVIYGNRLDLLVLTFLASMVAISSARLTRKRGAIVRATTLGGVVVATFAMLIGVVDRLPPLSVLQQMGAGLGTGILTGVVVVGILPLLESLFKRTTDITLLELTDYNHPLLRRMQMEAPGTYHHSLVVAQLAENAADAIGANALRARVCALFHDIGKMVKPEYYTENQREGINPHDSNNPSLSALIIKSHVKEGVDLALQHRLPRTVINVIRQHHGTSLIRYFFYRAMGAIKPPGQSQAPFPKAEDSNPPLRDPGTPALPGLEPVPVSETTYRYDGPRPQFKESAIILLADSCEAASRSLAKVTPQGLGELIDKIVHDHIADGQLDESPLTFSEITRIKSSFNFTLLNMLHSRVAYPTGEKPKPAENAGS, via the coding sequence TTGGCTCTGCTCCCCAAACTGAAGCTCCTGCGCGGCGGCAACACGCCTCGTCGCGTGCGCAAACGCGAAGCACCTCCCGGCCTGATCCAGTTTCTGGAACAAAGCCGCGTCATCGCCGCGCTCATCTTCATCGCCACCGTCGCCGCCATTGTGCTCATCAGCTTCGTGGGCGTGCGCACCAGCGATGTGCCGGTCCTGCCCAACCAGACCGCTCCGGTCCGCATTGTCGCCAATGCGCCGTTCAGCTACGAAAGCGACGAACTCACCCGCGTTCAGCGTGAGCAGATCCGTGACCGCATCCCGCCGGTTTATCGCCTCGAGTTTGAGCCGCTCACTCAGTTCGAAACCAACATCCAAGACCTCCTCGAAGCCTTTGAACGTTTCGAACAGGCCTTCCCCGCCGACGCCGCCTCTTCCCCCGCCGCCCACGAGCAACTCGAAACCATCACCCAGGACTTCAACCGCGCCGGTCCCTACCGCACCACGATCGACGATCTCCGCGCGCTGCTCTTCCTCGGCAATGCCACCCAACGTTTCACCGTCGTCGAAAACGCCCTGCTCGTCCTCCGCGAAATCTACGCCCAAGGCGTCCACGACGAGACCGCTCTCGGGGCCGAAACCGCCGCCGGCGGCATCACTGTTTTCCAGATCAACAAAGCCGATCAGGTCTCCAATCAGGCCGTCGAGTCCATGGAGGACGCCCTCACCCTCCTGCGCATCAACCTCGCCGCCGAAGGCATCGGTCGCCCCACCACCCTCGCCCTCTTCCGCATCTTCCGCAACGGCGTGACGCCCAACTTGGTCTACGACCAGGAGGCCACCCGCGCGCTGCAACAACAGGCCATCGCCGACCTCAAACCCGTCGTCGTCGAAGTCACCGGCGGCCAGACCATCATCGAGCCCGGCACTCGCGTCACCCCCGAGCAATACGAGATGCTCGTCGCCCATCGCCGCGAGGTCCTGCAATCCGGCACCGCCGCCATGGACGAAGGCCTGCAGCTCTTCGGCCGCGTGCTGCTCGTGCTCGCCATGGTGCTCGCCTGCTCGATCTACATTCGCCTCGAAGACATCGAGACCCTGCGCTCCAACAGCCGTCTCGGTCTGCTCGCCCTCGTCGTGATGCTCAACCTCACCGCCGTGCGCGTGAGCTACGAACTCGGCGCCCTGCCCTTCTTTGTCGAACACACCAGCGCCGCCGCCCTCCTGCCCTACATCGCGCCCACCGCCCTCGCGCCCGTCATCGTGGCGCTGCTCATCGACGCCGGCTCCGCCGTCTTCATGGCGCTGCTCATCTCCATTTTCACCGGCGTCATCTACGGCAACCGTCTCGACCTGCTCGTGCTCACTTTCCTCGCGTCCATGGTCGCGATCTCCTCCGCCCGCCTGACCCGCAAACGTGGCGCCATCGTGCGCGCCACCACGCTCGGCGGTGTGGTCGTGGCGACCTTTGCGATGTTGATCGGTGTCGTGGACCGCCTCCCGCCCCTCAGCGTCCTGCAGCAAATGGGCGCCGGCCTCGGCACCGGCATCCTCACCGGCGTGGTCGTTGTCGGTATCCTTCCGCTGCTCGAGTCACTCTTTAAGCGCACCACCGACATCACCCTGCTCGAGCTCACCGACTACAATCACCCCCTGCTGCGCCGCATGCAGATGGAGGCCCCCGGCACCTACCACCATTCGCTCGTGGTCGCCCAATTGGCCGAAAACGCCGCCGATGCCATCGGGGCCAACGCCCTCCGCGCCCGCGTCTGCGCCCTCTTCCACGACATCGGTAAGATGGTGAAGCCGGAGTATTACACCGAAAACCAACGCGAGGGCATCAACCCCCACGACTCCAACAACCCCTCCCTTTCCGCTCTCATCATCAAGAGCCACGTGAAAGAGGGCGTCGACCTTGCCCTGCAGCACCGCCTGCCCCGCACGGTCATCAATGTCATTCGCCAACACCACGGCACTTCCCTCATCCGCTACTTCTTCTACCGCGCGATGGGCGCCATCAAACCGCCCGGCCAGTCGCAGGCGCCGTTCCCCAAAGCCGAGGACAGCAACCCGCCGCTGCGCGACCCCGGCACCCCCGCCCTGCCCGGACTCGAACCGGTGCCCGTCAGCGAAACCACTTACCGCTACGACGGACCGCGGCCCCAGTTTAAGGAATCTGCCATCATCCTGCTCGCCGACTCCTGCGAAGCCGCTTCGCGCTCCCTCGCCAAGGTCACGCCCCAAGGTCTCGGCGAACTCATCGACAAAATCGTCCACGACCACATCGCCGACGGCCAGCTCGACGAATCCCCCCTTACCTTTTCGGAGATCACCCGTATCAAGAGCAGCTTCAACTTCACCCTGCTCAACATGCTCCACTCCCGCGTCGCCTACCCCACCGGCGAAAAACCCAAACCCGCCGAAAACGCCGGAAGCTGA
- a CDS encoding PhoH family protein, with product MASKTLYFPNPRHLNQLYAGRAENLSYAEQALETKLTTREEWLKVEGSDAAIGRVEKLFEFLNQARAQGVAVHTPDFHRFVDLMAQGEDEQLAELFAAPLVITTQRKSIVPKTLGQKLYLQSLQHCPVVFGVGPAGTGKTYLAVAHAVSALLRNEVEKIILTRPAVEAGEALGFLPGDLREKILPYLRPLYDAMADMLSGDDVTKLTERGIIEIAPLAYMRGRTLSRAYVILDEAQNTTSEQMMMFLTRLGEGSRMIITGDTTQVDLPRSKGSGLLEVERILQGIEGIAFHQFSGADVVRHPIVQRIIAAYDRYKNPMNAETGSRV from the coding sequence ATGGCCTCCAAGACGCTTTACTTTCCCAATCCTCGGCACCTCAACCAGCTCTACGCCGGTCGGGCCGAGAACCTCAGCTACGCCGAACAGGCCCTCGAGACCAAGCTCACCACCCGTGAGGAATGGCTCAAGGTCGAGGGCTCCGACGCCGCCATCGGCCGCGTGGAGAAGCTCTTCGAGTTCCTCAACCAAGCCCGCGCGCAAGGCGTCGCCGTGCACACGCCCGACTTCCACCGCTTCGTCGACCTCATGGCGCAGGGCGAGGACGAGCAACTGGCGGAGCTCTTCGCCGCCCCGCTCGTCATCACCACGCAGCGCAAATCGATCGTGCCCAAAACCCTGGGCCAAAAGCTCTACCTGCAGTCCCTCCAACACTGCCCGGTCGTCTTTGGCGTCGGCCCCGCCGGCACCGGCAAAACCTACCTCGCCGTCGCCCACGCCGTCTCCGCCCTGCTGCGCAACGAGGTTGAGAAGATCATCCTCACCCGCCCCGCCGTCGAAGCCGGCGAAGCCCTCGGTTTCCTGCCCGGCGATCTGCGCGAAAAGATCCTGCCCTACCTGCGCCCGCTCTACGACGCCATGGCCGACATGCTCTCCGGCGACGACGTCACCAAACTCACCGAGCGCGGCATCATCGAGATCGCCCCCCTCGCCTACATGCGCGGCCGCACCCTCTCGCGCGCCTACGTCATCCTCGACGAGGCCCAGAACACCACCTCCGAACAGATGATGATGTTCCTCACCCGTCTCGGCGAAGGCTCCCGCATGATCATCACCGGCGACACCACCCAGGTTGACCTGCCGCGCTCCAAAGGCTCCGGCTTGCTCGAAGTGGAACGTATTCTGCAAGGCATCGAGGGCATTGCCTTCCACCAATTTTCCGGCGCCGACGTCGTCCGCCATCCCATCGTGCAGCGCATCATCGCCGCCTACGATCGCTACAAAAACCCAATGAACGCCGAGACCGGTTCCCGCGTCTGA
- the ybeY gene encoding rRNA maturation RNase YbeY, with the protein MPRSVSLHNAHPRLKLDRKAVLRVIALLDAAADRFDGGPPDGELSLAFLTDPALADLHGQFLDDPTTTDVITFEGEPQFGTAGEVCVSADTAAAFAKKHDKDFSEELTLYVVHGWLHLAGYDDLEPAKKRRMRAAEARAMKLLSEASAVPTFSWKK; encoded by the coding sequence ATGCCTCGCTCCGTCTCCCTCCACAACGCCCACCCGCGGCTCAAACTCGATCGCAAGGCCGTCCTCCGCGTCATCGCGCTGCTCGACGCCGCCGCCGATCGTTTTGACGGAGGACCGCCCGACGGTGAACTCTCCCTCGCCTTCCTGACCGACCCTGCCCTCGCCGACCTCCACGGTCAATTCCTCGACGACCCCACCACGACCGACGTCATCACCTTCGAGGGTGAACCCCAGTTTGGCACCGCCGGTGAAGTCTGCGTCTCGGCCGACACCGCCGCGGCCTTCGCGAAGAAACACGACAAGGACTTCAGCGAGGAACTCACCCTCTACGTCGTCCACGGCTGGCTCCATCTCGCCGGCTACGACGACCTCGAACCGGCCAAAAAACGCCGCATGCGCGCCGCCGAAGCCCGCGCCATGAAACTCCTCTCCGAAGCGTCGGCCGTGCCGACATTTAGTTGGAAAAAGTAA